The genomic stretch GTAAAGCGAATATAGCGATCAGGAACGGAAGTTCATATGCCAGAACCAGTTTCATTTCCCGGCTGGCCCCCAGCGCAGAGAGCGGGTTCCGGGAAGCCGAACCGGCCAGGACCAGGGAGAGGGAAGGAATGGAAAGCAGGTAGACCACGACGATCAAGTCGCCGATAAAACCCTCGCTAATATCCAGATTAGAGACCCCTAAGATCGTTGAGCTGATTAAAACCGCTGAAAAAGAGAGGAGAGGAGCGAGCAGGAAAAGCCATTTGCCCCCTCCTTCCGGGACAAAGGTCTCTTTGCTGAATAGTTTGATGATGTCCGCCAGCGGTTGGTATAAGGGGGGGCCCTGGCGCCATTGCAAACGGGCGGTTATTTTCCGGTCATACCAGGCGGCCAACAAGCTTATAGTCAGAACAAATAACAACCCAGGAGCAACAAATATGTAGAATAGCCCGGTCATCTTCTTCTCCCTAAATTATTCGACAGGATCCTGGTCGACCCGAGGTTCTTTTTAACGTCTGAGATCTGCTCGTCGACTTCTTCATATGTAAGAGCGCCCGAAGTACAGCTGGCAACACAGCGCGGGATCTCGCCTTCTGTCAGCCGATCAAAACAGAGGTCGCATTTCGGAGCGATGTGCTTGAAGAGGTCCGGCTGGATCACGCCAAATGGGCAAGCCAATTGGCAGGAATGGCACCCGACGCACTTGACCTGACTGCGCAAGACCAAGCCATCTTCGCTTTTCTTCATCGCCTCGTTCGGGCAAGCGGCGGCGCAAGCCGGCTGATCACAATGCAAACAATGGAGCGGCACATTTGCTTCTCCAGACGGCCCGGCGTGACCGAGCAGAGAGTGCAAGTGATGACCGTACGCGCAAGCAGCCGCACAGCTGCGGCAGCCGCAACACAGATCCAGGTTCAAATAAATTCTTTTGCCCATGCTTTATCCTTTATTGTTCGCCCGGTACCAGAAAAAGTTTTTCGCCAGGTCGTTCCCCGCAAAATGAGTGATCTCTTCCGGCAAGATCTCTCCTGCCGGTCCGATCTTCCCAACCTCAGCGATAACTTTCTCCAGATCAAAAAGCTCCCTGTTCTGGCCAGGCTTAACTTCATTAACCCGGGAAACAAGCGCCTCAACCTCCAGATCGAACAATTCCCCCAACATAACGAGATTGCTCTTTCCGCCGGCCGGCTCAACTACCGCTCCGGCCTCAACCAGCCTGCTCCCTGAAAAAATATATCTGCCCTGGGTTTCCAGATGGCTGGCCAGTGGAAAAATCACTTCCTCCGCATTGTTTTTTTTAGCCGGGAAATAACGCGTCCTAACCACCAGTTTCGCCCCCCCAACCAATGGCTCCAGGTCAGAAAGGTCCTCCCCGAGCAGAAAGATCCCCTGGATCGCTCCCTGATCAAGCTTTTTCTTTAACTCATGATATGGCGCATGCCCCGGACAAAAAGCGTCGATAGCCGCATTAACGCCGATCGTGTCGCCGCCGCTGTAAAAAACAAGCCATTTTTTATTGGCCGCTAAACCGGCCAACACCCTGGCAAAATAAACAACCAGATCATTCCGCTTTTTATTTACCCCTGGAGAAACAATGACCGTCCCTGCCGTTGCGGCGGCAAGTTCTTCGGAGACCCTCTTTAATACATCAATAGGCACACCTATCTTTTCGATCAACGGCAATATTTCCGCCTCATCTTTGCGCTTTAGCAACCCGATAAGCGCGGCCAGCAAAATTGCTTCGCTCCCCGGTTTATTCTTCAGGTGCTCGGTCGCGAACCAGGCGGCGTGAGAACGGTTAGGATCAATAACTACGATCCTGGCCCCTTTTTTGCCGTACTTAACATTATTGATCCTTTTTGAAAGTACCGGCGAGCGGGTTAAAATGTCGCCAATGATCAATATATATTCGCTGGCTTCAACATCGGCCAATTCACCGGGCCGATCTTCTGAAACCTGCCAGGTCGAACCAAGATAAGCGTCTTGATCGGCAGGATCTCCTCCGGCGCAGATCTGTTTGGTCCCAAGTGACACCGCTAAGGCGGCCGCCCCGCTCGCCTCTTCCAGGCTGGCCAGGGGAGAAACGACGATCCCGATCGAACCGGGGTCGATCCCTTGAAGCTCCCGGCGCACCCTGGAAAAAGCCTCTCCCCAGGAAACCCCTATCCCGCCTATGCTGGGCTGGGTAAGCCGCCCCGGATGGTTAAGCAATTCATAGTTGTAATACCCGCGAGGACATAGCGCCCCTTTATTGACCTGGCATTCCCGGTCATAATCGATCGCCTCCGCTTCACGTCCGCTGACCCGATAGGCCAGCCCGCAACCCAGCGAACAAAATAAACAAACTGATCTTTTCACCATGGATCAGGTATCTCCTTGACCTGCTCCCAGGTAAAGACCGGGCCATCCTTGCAGCAAAGATGGCTGCCCAGGTTGCAGTGGAAACATTTGCCGATCCCACAGCTCATGTTCTTTTCCATCGACAGGTAAATATTTTTATCCCCGATCCCCAGGTCGAGGAGCTTTTTAGTGGCAAATTTCATCATGACCGGCGGCCCACAGACAATAGCGACCGCCAAGTCTGGTTTAACGTCGCCCGGCTGCATGATCCCGGTCACTACCCCCACCTTCCCCGTCCACGATTCGCTGCCGCGGTCAACGGTTAACACCAGGCTGGTCTTTTCTCTTTTACCCCAGTCGGCCATTTCTTTTTTAAACGGGAGATCGTCTGGAGAGCGCGCTCCCAGGCGAAGCTCGATCTTGTTCAATTGGTCTAGCTCATGAAAAAGGGCAAGCAGCAGGGCCCGCAAAGGAGCGATCCCCACTCCCCCTCCAATAATATAAATATCCTTCCCATGAAAATCAGGCAATGGATAAGGGCGACCGAACGGCCCGCGCAGGCCGACCATTTCACCCGGCTTAAGCTCATGCATCGCGCCGGTCGCCTGGCCGGTCTTCATCACCGTGAATTCGATCGTTTCACTGTTTTTAGGATCGGAAGATGGAGTAAAGGGACACTCTCCCACTCCCGGCACGGTAACCTGCATAAACTGACCGGATAAAAACGGGAGACCTTTTTCCGGCTCCAGGACAAAGGTCTTGATCTGCGGCGTTTCCACGATCACTTTTTTGATCTCCGCTTTTATCGGCTGATAAGGATTGCTCATTTGTTAGGCCCACCTCTCTTTGTCAGCTCCTGATCAAGGGCGCAGAAGACCTGGCGCATATCGATGTTCCCGGCGCACCCATCGATACATCGGCCGCACCCGACACAGGTATAACGGGCTAAACGATCAAAAGAATAGTCAAATTTACAGTGATAGCGGTTTTGCAGCCGCTGGGCAAGCCTGGGCCGGGAGTTCCCCCCTCCCGCCACCTTGGCATAGCCCGCTTTCAAACAGGCATCCCAGAGTTTATGGCGTTTTCCCCCCAGGCCAACCGCCTCATCAACCAATAAAAAACAGGAACAGGTCGGACAGATAAAATTACAAGAACTGCATTCAACGCAATCCTTGGTCAGCTCGCGCCAAACCCCGCTCTCCAGATTTCCCTTATGAAGCTCATGGAGCTCGTGATCAAAAGAAAATTGCCGGTTCGCCTGTTTTAGTTTTTCTTTAACTTTTTCGCGGGTCTCGCTTTTGATCGCTTCCGCCTGCGGCAGGACCCTGGCAAAAATATTCCGCTGGTCGTCAACGATCCTTTTCCCCCTGTCACTCCCTACCTCCACGACATATCCGTTAGGAACAACCGCTAGGCTTAGGTCAAAA from Candidatus Margulisiibacteriota bacterium encodes the following:
- a CDS encoding 4Fe-4S binding protein, whose product is MGKRIYLNLDLCCGCRSCAAACAYGHHLHSLLGHAGPSGEANVPLHCLHCDQPACAAACPNEAMKKSEDGLVLRSQVKCVGCHSCQLACPFGVIQPDLFKHIAPKCDLCFDRLTEGEIPRCVASCTSGALTYEEVDEQISDVKKNLGSTRILSNNLGRRR
- a CDS encoding molybdopterin-dependent oxidoreductase, producing MVKRSVCLFCSLGCGLAYRVSGREAEAIDYDRECQVNKGALCPRGYYNYELLNHPGRLTQPSIGGIGVSWGEAFSRVRRELQGIDPGSIGIVVSPLASLEEASGAAALAVSLGTKQICAGGDPADQDAYLGSTWQVSEDRPGELADVEASEYILIIGDILTRSPVLSKRINNVKYGKKGARIVVIDPNRSHAAWFATEHLKNKPGSEAILLAALIGLLKRKDEAEILPLIEKIGVPIDVLKRVSEELAAATAGTVIVSPGVNKKRNDLVVYFARVLAGLAANKKWLVFYSGGDTIGVNAAIDAFCPGHAPYHELKKKLDQGAIQGIFLLGEDLSDLEPLVGGAKLVVRTRYFPAKKNNAEEVIFPLASHLETQGRYIFSGSRLVEAGAVVEPAGGKSNLVMLGELFDLEVEALVSRVNEVKPGQNRELFDLEKVIAEVGKIGPAGEILPEEITHFAGNDLAKNFFWYRANNKG
- a CDS encoding FAD/NAD(P)-binding protein, which codes for MSNPYQPIKAEIKKVIVETPQIKTFVLEPEKGLPFLSGQFMQVTVPGVGECPFTPSSDPKNSETIEFTVMKTGQATGAMHELKPGEMVGLRGPFGRPYPLPDFHGKDIYIIGGGVGIAPLRALLLALFHELDQLNKIELRLGARSPDDLPFKKEMADWGKREKTSLVLTVDRGSESWTGKVGVVTGIMQPGDVKPDLAVAIVCGPPVMMKFATKKLLDLGIGDKNIYLSMEKNMSCGIGKCFHCNLGSHLCCKDGPVFTWEQVKEIPDPW
- a CDS encoding 4Fe-4S dicluster domain-containing protein — translated: MSEYFVNNKDFEKLIRQLMEKAHVVAPAREYGRKYWFDVDGSNIDKIDLSGYRTVEPGKGYFFKTTELVARYFSGEAHISAGPLVLLGLRACDLEGVSVLDRVFGEGEFQDPFYQVNREKTILIGADCTDCGNSCFCPLVGGTPFPTRCFDLSLAVVPNGYVVEVGSDRGKRIVDDQRNIFARVLPQAEAIKSETREKVKEKLKQANRQFSFDHELHELHKGNLESGVWRELTKDCVECSSCNFICPTCSCFLLVDEAVGLGGKRHKLWDACLKAGYAKVAGGGNSRPRLAQRLQNRYHCKFDYSFDRLARYTCVGCGRCIDGCAGNIDMRQVFCALDQELTKRGGPNK